DNA sequence from the Cyprinus carpio isolate SPL01 chromosome B13, ASM1834038v1, whole genome shotgun sequence genome:
ataagacaatgaaagtgattttttgatcttgcatgcatgtcaacctgttgtcgGGGACTCAAAACCAAACTATGAACCTTTCATAAATCTTAATAGGGGCACTTTTACAACTACCTTAcgaactattaataagcagcatataaggaatttattgaggcaaaagtcgtagttactggtttgttaatagcaggaattggatgttaaaataaagtgtgacctaaaATTCCAGACTTTGTATCAACCGAAAAGAACAGgatgttaaattaacactgctctTTATTTAAAGCAGCAGTTTTCATTGCAATGGTACCACGTGGCACCTATAAAACATACATACTGCAGTCTGACCTACCTTGTTAGCATTCTGTAGCGTGCTGACCTGAGCGGGCGAGTCGAAGCCCACCCCTCCCTCACTGCAGGGCTGATGATCAGTGATCTTATCGTTAGCTTGCAGCGGCTTGGCAGCTGCAGGGAGGGAGGCGGGCGCCAGGCCAGGGATTACACTGACAGCTCCTGGAATCCGTGGCACTGCGCCTGGCAGAAGGCTGGCAGGGTTGACAACTAAGCTAGCCTGAAAGAAACAGACAGGTCTTTAAATCTGTGACAAAACTTAAATTCAATACACAAGTGCCTATTGCTCACATGCCAAGATCAGAGAGAGACTGGTTTGTACTATTTTAGAAGTACAGTacactagatttgcatttcctgcaGGACATGGTCATGTATGCAAGGCAGCAACAGAATAGCGAATAGGGTAACATCTAGGTTTTAGGTCTGTGTCAATAAGTCAAGATGCCTGTTTGAATTAATGCGAGAAAGAAATCAAAATTCAGTATGCAGATTTTAGGTCAATGTCACAATTGTTggttaatgtggtaaatataaataGGCTGCTGCCTTGCAAACACTGTAAACAGCACATTGCTAGCTGCAGAGCACTGCATCAAGTGGTTTCCTACTGGTGCAGTAATGGTTTACCCTTACAGCATTGGCATAGAGAGAAACAATGTTATGGCAAAGCTACAGATGTCCTGGTATACCAGAAACAATGAAAACgttaacagaatatatatatatatatatatatatatatatatatatatatatatatatatatatatatatatatatatatatatatatatatatatatatatatatagagacagAAATATAGATTTTTCACAGATTGTTGACAGGCATTGTGGAGTCATAAAAGAGCTCAATGAAAAGCAAGACTGTAGCTTTTCTTTGACTTCTGAAAAAGAACATGCCAGGaggacaaagtaaaaaaaaaaaaaaaaaaagagagagagagagagagagaaatacagaaaacactGTTTTCACAATGAGAGAAAAGTAtagagatttaattttttttaaacattacttgAAGTTCTCCAATCCTTGaggttttttttgattttagagGGCTTGTAGGCTCCTGTGcgattaaataatattaattacattcaaGTCAAACAGTAAAAACCAATAACCATTTAAACAGGTTCTGGAAATCTcacaaataatgtataaaataaaataaaataaaaataaataaaatgtttaattttaaatattttaatctctATTTTCTACATGTAAACAATGGTTTTTGGAAAAATATTCTGTTGTATAAAGATGAAATAAAGCAACAAAGCAGATTTATTTCCGAGTATACCTTGCTTGAGGTCAGTGTTGATTTGTCCATTTCATTTGTTTCAGACTTGCTGGGCTTCTTAGGTACTTTCTGTATATGGATAATGTAGTACAAGTATTTAGCTTTcatgaagtgtaaaaaaaaaaaaaaacacaaaaaaccttGGGAAAAGGTTGGGAAACAAACGGTACCGGAGGAGCTTTAGGCTTTGCTGAACTGAAGAGGTCATCGTCTTCATCATCACCGAACAGTGTGGGGACAGCTGGTTTTCCAGAGCTCTGAGACGGCGCctgtaaaatgaaaatacttCCATCAGTAAGTAACCTCTGTGTCACCACGAAGAGGAAAAGTCTAAGCAGGCAAagtctagataaaaaaaaaaaaaaaaccttgctatgtgtactacgttaagctaactgagacttattataGCACTTGAGTATCATTGCGGTTCtgatgattttgattgcttccattgtcctcatttataagtcactttggataaaagcgtctgctaaatgagtaaatgtaattacTAAATAGTTCATCATAGCACAGACTTACAGATGGTTTAGGAGAAGTGGCAAAAAGGTCTACATCAGGATCGTTGTCCCTCTGTTGCGTGTGACTGAAAAGTAGTTCCTCATCTTGAAACACACCTGTGCTCGTCATTTGGGGCCCATGATCCTGAGATCACAATCAGaatcaataaataacattaaataaccTACTTAAAGTCATACAGATTCATACCTCACAgtactaaaaatctaaaaacaactaACCGTTAGTGCATTCTTTTCTGTTGATGTGGATGTTTTGGGGGCAGGAATTATGTCATCAGTGTTCATatcttcatcatcatcgtcatcatcatcaaaaaGACTCAGTGCTGTTTTCTTGGCCTTGGTCCCCTTACTCTCCAGGGGCGGAGGACCCTCCTTTTGTAGCTTGTCACCATCAGCAGTCTCCTCTTGAATCCTATTATGTTTCTGTGGAACAGACCATCCCCATTTCTCTAACACTTTTTATTTAGGTGTAACCCATAATTGTCAATGTTTATTGCTCTTTTTATGCTATATGTAAATAACATctctcttttttaacattttactcaCTTTACTTGTGTCCTGCTCGTCTGCTAATACATCAATCCCTCCAAAAAGGCTTACTGCTCCTACTGGCTTCTTCTTAATCTCAGTGCTGTCTTCAGAGGGAGGAATGGATTCCACATGCTTCTTTTCCTCTGCTATCTTGTCTTTTGCTACATTAGGTACATTCTCCTCCTCCGTAGATTCAAACAGAGAGGGAGCACCAGAAACCTGAAACACATATCATTTTTAGCTactaaaaaaacacagtaaataaaaattgacCTGCATTAATGTAGATTCGCAAAAAAAGTATGtcaaataatttataatgaatgaTTGGAAACATACAGTACCACTACCACTCAAACGTTTTGGGCCAGTAAGATacataagaatatatatattcaattataacaatatttcacaatattactatgaAATGCAGCCtttggtgagcatataagacttctttcaaaaacattaaaaatctcaaaGATCAAAATTCTGTAAAGTAGCCTAAAAAGTATATAGACACTCAAGCCACACTTACCTTCGCTTCAGAAGAAGCtttatttgcaggtgttttaaagCCAAAAAGAGGTTCTTTgtcctcatcatcatcttcatcctcaaaCAGGAGAGATACTCTCTGAGATGACTTTTTACTGCAAGGACAGACAAAAAATTTTTACAGCATGATTTATTGTTTCTCTCAATACTTTAGTACATTAACTGATCACCGATCCACAAACCTTGACTCGTTTGTGGCTGCAAACAAATCATCATCAAACAGGCCGTCTCTTTGTGGTGCTTTGACACTGTGTAGCCTAGAGGGGGCGCTAACACTTGACTTCATTCCGCTGGGCTTCACTTCCGGGCTCTCTTTGCTGGGCTTGGAGCTAATCCACTGATCCTGATATACAGACAAGCAAATGTTGTGCCATGTCATGTGATATCAGCATACATCATCgactgaacaaataaaaatgctattttgtcacactttattttaaggtccaattctggttattaacaaaccattaactatgacttttgcctgcTTACTAATAGTTAGGTAGTTGCTtactaatagttagtaaggtagttgctaagtttaggtattgggtagaattagggatgcagaatatgtgctttataagtactaataaacagccaatatgttaattaTAGACATGCTAACAAggaactagttaatagtgagaattggtccctatactaaagtgttacagacaatttttttttgtattgtaacatatgtactgtatttttaacaacTGTATTGACTGTAATTGGTTTACTCTGCATTAAACACAAATACCTCCTCATCGCTGAAGAGTAAACTGGATTCAGGTTTCTTGGGTTGTAGAGATGTTTTTTTGACCTGAACCGACTTCGACTTTGGTGTTGATGAAAAAAGGTCCTAAAAAAGTCAAAACAGACTTGTTTAAAACCACTGACTAGAATAAAATATATCTAGATTACCATCTCTTCAAACATCacctcttcttcttcatcatcaaaTATTGAGAGCGGAGCTTTACTGGGTTTGTTCTGAGTTGTCAGCTTTGACTTACTTGCAGTCTGACTTGCGAATAGCCAAAACAAGCAGGAACCAGAACAGCAAATACATCAAAGACAAGTATCAGGAGTCAGTTTGTAAGTGAGGTTGAGTGAtctaactaaaacaaatattttgaatattgtcaagatatatattttaaaggaatgaatagttcacccaaaaatcaaaaaatctgtcatcatttactcagcctcatgtcgttccacaactgtttttgaattttgaagaaccaaaaagttgatggtccccattgacttcaacAGTAgggaaataaatactatggaagtcaatggggaccatcaactgtttgattaccagcaatcttcaaaacatcttcaacataagaaagcaactcatacaggtttgaaggtgagtaaatgatgacagaattttcatttttgggtgaattatccctctAACACCCTAAAATGTCTGTTAtcaatttgaataataattttcataaacagaaacaaatcaaACCTTTTTCTGCCTGCAAAATGTCTTCGTACTaaacattaatacttttaattcatGAGACAAGAAGTGGCTACCAAACTAGTCTACTGAATCTTTAGGAGATTTACTAATATACTATTCaaagttaaaattattaatataatactatGTAATCACTGCAATATTCACAGTGTTGCTAAATTTTGTATAGTCATTCATTACAAAAATacctgaatattaaatatttggcccagcactaatttaaatacaCTGGAAAACTGAGAATAGGCTCTCTGTATCATGACTATATAAAAGTGACGTACTTGTGAGTCTTCATCGTCTGAGAACAGACTCTTGCTATGTGTTTTCTCAGACGCTCCCAGTGCAGGTGAAGATTTGACTGCTTCAGGCAGAGCTCCACTCTGCAGAAACAATGCAATAACAATCAACACAGCAGGTATTAATACAACAGAGAGACTGAACGTTTTCTACCTCTTCAGACTCGGCAGACTCTTCACTAGTGGAAGGCCGGCGTTTCTTCAGACCCTCCAGTATATTTTTAGTGCCGGGCCCGAACATTGAAATGGCACCAACAGGAGGCTGCAAGCAAACTCAATCAGTATAtaaccaacaacaacaatcatAATGAAATAATGATGATTAAAAAAGCAGACCTTTTTCTCTGGAGGACGTGTCTCCTCCTCCCCCTCGGCTCTTTTGTCCTGCTGGGGACGAGCtgcaccttcatcatcatcatcatcatcctcctcatcagCTTCTCCAAACAGATCTACAGTCTTCTTTGGCATTTGCTTCTCTTGTCCTGATCACAAAGATACACATTTAAGCTTTCCCAAAAAGACAATCAGTTGTCATACCTCAGGGCAAATGTTAGGTGTGTACCAGGGGTGGATTTGTTAGGCGCCTTCCCACTGAAgaaatcatcatcatcgtcatcatcatcaaacAGCCCACCTCCCACCGAGGCACGCTTTGGAGCTGCCTGCACTTTGGGCTTCACTGGACTCTCACTGCCTTTGCTCTCTAGTGAGTCTGAATCATTTGGTGAGCGCAAAAGTTTGTTTTCTGTGGGTAAGGGGCATGAAGAAATCTTACTCATAACAGAAAACTgttatgtaaaacagtgtgcggGTATGCAAATTGAATGAAGTTAATAATTACCACGAAAGATGGAGACAGCGCCAGTGGGTATTTTCTTCGTTTTAGGGGGCTCTACAAAAGCAAGTGAAAAAGATAAGATGACAAGTACTGTATGTGAAGGAGTTTTATATGTCAACACAAGGTGGGTGTTAGAATGTACAAAAAGAAAACTGAGATGATGATACTGTACAGCCATGGAGTCAttatagtaaaacaaaaaaaggaaaagaaatccTGACTCAACGCTTGTTAAATGGCTATTTAtgaaacacataaatacacagattatttttttttttaagtaagaggttttttttcagtaagacagttattattttaaatggccatttacaaaatacataaatataaattaaataattttttttttttttacagtcaacCCAGTATTATTTACAAACTACatcaataaatagaaataaatgtaaattcattttcatttttttagtgagAAGAAAGAGTGAAAGCAGGAAATTGGTTGGTTGGAACAATGGATCATATTATGACCAAATCAGTATAAAAATTGTGATATAACAGAAGTAGTGACATATCTTTTCTTCTATGCTGTGATGTACaacaaagtgaaaaaaatgtAGTGCAGGACTTGGTTCTATGCATCTGAATGTGAGCCTGCATCACTGAATTATCTAGAAGGACTGGCACATCTGACTTTAAACAGGCAACAGAATTAGATCTGAGAAGAGTGACAGTTACTAAGTCTTACCTGTTGCCTGGATTACAGTCTTTTCCTTTTCCAGAGGCTCGGTTTTGGGTGCATCAGAAAACAGATCTCCCTAAAGAACAAATATTATGAACTGACTTTCACAGCTTACTACCATGTCTTTTGCATCATACTACATTATTATTTACCAACCTCATCGTCGTCATCAAACAGGCCTTTGCCTCCACTAAAAAGTCCACCCTTTCCACCGAATGGAGAATATTCCTCATCTTCCATTTTTGGTGGTTTGAACATCTCATCCTGATCATCCTCCACTGtaattacatgtatataaaatacatgatAATTATTTTACTAGCTACACTAATTGCCTTCCACTTCTGAAAGGAACTATGATACAACTATACCACAAGTTTCAAAAATGCTAGATAACAGTGTAgttgttttcaataaaacaatacaaattacagTCATCTGCTGATTATTATATGTACATACACTACCATACAAAAGTATGGAgtctgtataattatttattttcaaatttaatattttaataagaaagAATACATTCAATTTGTGCATTAAAGCTTTGCTATgacaagaaaatatattaaaatagtaaaaatgtttcactatatttttgatcaaataaatgaagctctggtgatcataagagacttctttcaagaacCCTGGGGGGAAAaataccgaccccaaactttcgaacggtAGTGTGCATTTGGCAGCGTGATCTGAGAAGCACGTGCTATATGAAGCTCATACCCTGAGGTTTTGACTCTTTCTTTGTTTTACTCTTCTTCTGGGTTATGGATGGCCCTGATGACAATGCTTGAGAACAAACAAGTGCATGCACACAGATAAACTTGAGAAAGAAAACTAACTGAATGGAAAGATGAAAAGATGTTAAACAATAAATCATTTCAATTCATATGTTGTTCATGAGCATACATGTGCGGTCTGCTTCTGGCTTATTTGGAGTCTCTCCCTTGATTCTGGCTGCTAGTTCATCAGCAAAGGATGGCAGACCAGTGTCCTGAAAGACATAGGATGCAGGAAATCTAATGTTAAGTTTTAGTTTGCACATTTTAGTAAGATAACATCTCATAATACTAATTTGCTAAGTATCTCAGGTGCTAAGAAAATAGAAAGCTATTAACCTTTTTGAGCTCATCCTCATCCTTATCAGACCCTCCAAATATGTCCGAATCTTCATCTTCATTCTCTTCATCAGCATCATCATAACTAGCAACAGATGGCTTCTATGGGATAAACAAATTAATGTTTGACTAGAAATACagcaatctatatatatatctatatcaaaAATAACacttctaataatatatatatatatacatatatacatatacatacatacagtactgtgcaaaagtcttaggcacgttagtattttcaccccaaagaatggtgttcggccagttatttctctcttttgctgtagtgtatcagtagaaaatatcagtttacatttccaaacattcattttgccattaattttaataataatctagtgagatttttgaatgcacaagcagtctgacaatagccggtgctccacacagagatctgatctcaccatcatcgaatctgtctgtgaatacatgaagaaacagatgaaactgagacatcAGTCATCATctgatgccccccccccccccccaatttctTTCTCTATCCATTTGTTAAGTGGTGACGTAAGAAGCTcagtttccgggtccaagcctcaactcgctttacttgagaatactacctcagcagccgtttatgagcactgtatattcatattaaacatttaagctaaacattttcaaacttacggtgtacactacacacttatatttatattttcattgtctggctatctgggaTTTCGGTATGGAGGTAAAGGTttggattataatttttttggtagtattatcaccacattgtgagtgtatattgcaccttttgttgttttctcgtggaACCTGACAGAGCATTTGGACGTGTAAGCGGTGACGCGTGATGTGAGACTTAACAAGCGGATTATGCACATGAAAACCTTTTAAGTAAATCTCACAATattggattgtttttgttttacaaccCACTTTATTTTACATGTGGCATCATCACACatctataaaatataatctaCACTGCTATAAAAGCTATGgttaaatattacacatatatcCTTCACTTTATGCATTACATCCTTATATGGTGTCAATCTGTCATGTGTATATAAACTACCAGAGTAGAACAATAGGACAATAGGAAGAAGTCTTACTTTCTTAAAGTTGCCATGGACTTCCTCATCCTGGTCAGAGTATTCATCTGACTGCTTAGAATATAAACCAAATGGAggattatacatacatttttttaaaggaacactccactttttttgaagaaaaattttccaactcccctagagttaaacaataggcgttttttgtttttgaattagttcagccgatctccgggtctggcagtagcacttttagcttagcttagcatagatcattgaatctgattagaccagtaccatttcactcaaaaatgaccaaagagtttcgatatttttcctatttaaaacttgactcttctgtagttacattgtgtactaagaccGATTTTCTAGCCCGATATGGTTAGGTACCAACTCTCATTCCGGCGTAATAATCAcggaactttgctgccgtaccatgggtgcagcagccgcaatgatattacgcagcgcctgaaaatagtcccagcTAGGTAACTTCCAATAAGCCTATTTTCAGGTACGCCGTAATATCATtgtgcctgctgcacccatggtacggcagcaaagCAGCCATATTGGCCTAGAAAATTGCAACTTTTAATTTTCCgtcggtcttagtacacgatgtaactacagaagagtcaagttttaaataggaaaaatatcgaaactctttggtcatttttgagtgagatgcTAACTGTCTGGTGAGTATTTTCAGGcgatgctaagctaagctaaaagtgctaacaccagacccggagatcggctgaatggattcgaaaacggtaaaactcaactgtttgaCTCTAgaggagttggaaaatgagcctatcttcaaaaaaagtggagtgttcctttaaatggTTTCAAAAATAATTGGGTATAatggttttgaaattaaaaaatgtattcaataaacaaaacattcattttttattttattttcaatgctCTTAAAATGTTAACcaataattcttttttaatttgttcatgaatttaATATACCTCATCACCTTCTTCAACATCACTCTCAATGACGCTGTCTCTGCCACTCCCGATAGACATTTctataaaacacaccagttaaaAGCAAcctaaaacaagacaaagaaaatcAGAAAGATTATGAATCTGAAATCTCACCATCGCTGGATAGATCGCCCAAGCCAACATCCTCCTGATCCATAAATGCTTGGGAACCAATCAAGTACGGCAAAGGCCTGTCCACATACAGGTCCTaccaataaaaatacatttaggcaCAGAAAAAGCCTTGAAGATGTACCCAGTGACATGGCTCAGTTCCCTCTTTCAATTTTTGGgattattttgcacattttaacaCCACTAACCCAAAAGCcactaattatatataataactgtCTGATCAACAAATAAGTGCTCGAGGGCTGTAGGGAAGCATTTACCTTTGCTTCCAAAATGGGCTCGACTTTTTCCAGAGTCTCTTCATCCTCAGAGTCTGAGTTTCCTGCTTTAATGTCCAGCTGTTCAAAAGCAGATTCCAGGACCTTCAGACCGTAGTTGACGGCCTCTTGGACTTTGGGAATGAGTTCTGCTTCTTTCTGTTCCCTTGTCTTCTCCTTCACATACAGTATGATAGAAATGgactttaatactttttaattcctattaattaactatatgaaatCACAGAAACGACCCACAGCAGAAATAACCAGAAAAACATTCCCAGTCACTACCTGCTCAGGATGTTTCTCCATGGTTTCTGGCTTTGGTGCAGGGTCTTCCACCTCTTCATCGTAAACcctctaataaataataaaaaaagaaaacatcagacATCACAATAAACAGCGGATGTTCATGTTTACACCcttattttttcttgaaatgtaTCAAATGTCACAATTTCCCAATATGAAGGGAGAAAAATCTTCAATAAGGAATTTACAGTCGGGCCACTTCGAATCTCAAGGGAGGAACTTTGAACAGGAAATGTGTAAATATCAAAAGCTGACAAactctatattatctatattGCCCTATATTGTCAAAGGTCAAGTGTGATGTTGTTTCAGTTTAAAACTTGCACTGCGTTGCATCCACATACAAAGTGAATTCTCATTTAGCTAAAATGATGAAAGaaatacatacattctcaatgaaCTGTGTGTTAGACAGCATGAGGAAGTCGTTAAACACTGTGTGTAGGCGGCTGTCTGTGGCTTTAGTGTCCTGGATAAGACCGTCCAACTGTTTCTCAATCTCATGTGTCTTGGACAACATCCTCTGAGAGAAGTCTTGCAGGAAAAGAAACAACTGCAGAGacacaaataaacattcagtCTAGACCATCTGTATAACGCAGCGACAAGCGCATTCAATAATGGATATGAAACAGGAATGCATGCATTTCACTCCGTACCCCTGAATCTGCTGCCAGCGACCAGTTTGTGCTGGATTTCTGCATCTCTTCCAGCGTCCAGGGTCTCTCCCACACTTGCTCTGTCTCCCCATTATGGTTACTGGGGCCATTCTCCATGAAATTAGACATGCTGGTTCACTCTGTTGAAGATCACAGGTTTACCGGAGTATATTACTGATAGAAAGACATTATAACTCAAGATTATATAGATGAGATTAAATCTCAGTAAAATCATGACTGCCTCGTGGAAAAGAAATGTGCCTAATTCTACTGATTGTGCAGTGTACTTCAGTTCTTAAaagtctatttttaaaaatggtactggcacataatttaataaagtaaatgccAACTAATTGTACTTAAAGAGAATATACTTTCAAGACTGTTTAAGTACTTAACACTTCAGTACAATTTTATAAAGTACATGTTGTAATAGTTTCAAATTAAAAGCTGCACATTTCAATCactaataatctttttttttatcatgctttaaagaagtacacttattttaatgttgactaacatactagagcacatgtaaagtacttgagtGTAACTGCACTCCAAACTGTAGTGTTACTCGATACATCTGAAgctaaaggtgctgtatgtaagattttgactctactaaagcataaaaataccatatgtttgcagatatttaagaaacgtgctaagttaacatactgtttatctgaaaaacaatactacagtcagttattctcctttgaaaatgttcgttctgggccggaatgtgagtctctgttttggttcgtgaaacccacccactgccagtttacccaattgtagtTCAgaaccccgggttgccagttggcgggaaacacaacatatttaatttcattcatagtcaagtgcgctcgttcctatttgtgtcatcaatctggcaacctgcgtgtggtcaagtctgaggaggaggggctgggtgaaaaatccctctccaatattttgaatttggactgcagtacctagttcaaccacttggtgtcaatcctacatacagcacctttaatacgttttaaaagtactaaatttcaacttcattttgAAACAATTGCCTATTGACATCCATgacataaaagtttaaaatagaaatgacattaatgtttaaacatatttcaaaataatagaaataattatgaaattacatacaaaATGCAACTAACTAGTCATCCTTAAGAGATTCAAAAAGCACTCTAATCAACTGAATTttagtataaattaaaaatggaagacatttaatttagttgtaaataacatgcagttaaatatctgaaaacattacattcatttcgaacctaattatattcttttaaagtacagtacaggtcaaaagtttggaaacatta
Encoded proteins:
- the LOC109049812 gene encoding WASH complex subunit 2C-like isoform X4; amino-acid sequence: MSNFMENGPSNHNGETEQVWERPWTLEEMQKSSTNWSLAADSGLFLFLQDFSQRMLSKTHEIEKQLDGLIQDTKATDSRLHTVFNDFLMLSNTQFIENRVYDEEVEDPAPKPETMEKHPEQEKTREQKEAELIPKVQEAVNYGLKVLESAFEQLDIKAGNSDSEDEETLEKVEPILEAKDLYVDRPLPYLIGSQAFMDQEDVGLGDLSSDEMSIGSGRDSVIESDVEEGDEQSDEYSDQDEEVHGNFKKKPSVASYDDADEENEDEDSDIFGGSDKDEDELKKDTGLPSFADELAARIKGETPNKPEADRTSLSSGPSITQKKSKTKKESKPQVEDDQDEMFKPPKMEDEEYSPFGGKGGLFSGGKGLFDDDDEGDLFSDAPKTEPLEKEKTVIQATEPPKTKKIPTGAVSIFRENKLLRSPNDSDSLESKGSESPVKPKVQAAPKRASVGGGLFDDDDDDDDFFSGKAPNKSTPGQEKQMPKKTVDLFGEADEEDDDDDDEGAARPQQDKRAEGEEETRPPEKKPPVGAISMFGPGTKNILEGLKKRRPSTSEESAESEESGALPEAVKSSPALGASEKTHSKSLFSDDEDSQLFASQTASKSKLTTQNKPSKAPLSIFDDEEEEDLFSSTPKSKSVQVKKTSLQPKKPESSLLFSDEEDQWISSKPSKESPEVKPSGMKSSVSAPSRLHSVKAPQRDGLFDDDLFAATNESSKKSSQRVSLLFEDEDDDEDKEPLFGFKTPANKASSEAKVSGAPSLFESTEEENVPNVAKDKIAEEKKHVESIPPSEDSTEIKKKPVGAVSLFGGIDVLADEQDTSKSVPQKHNRIQEETADGDKLQKEGPPPLESKGTKAKKTALSLFDDDDDDDEDMNTDDIIPAPKTSTSTEKNALTDHGPQMTSTGVFQDEELLFSHTQQRDNDPDVDLFATSPKPSAPSQSSGKPAVPTLFGDDEDDDLFSSAKPKAPPKVPKKPSKSETNEMDKSTLTSSKASLVVNPASLLPGAVPRIPGAVSVIPGLAPASLPAAAKPLQANDKITDHQPCSEGGVGFDSPAQVSTLQNANKGRAKGAVRRRPQTRAARHLAAQESEEADGESTSTQADEAVMAASLPTFNPVSVRPSALTIPVSTPAPAKSPDEAVRPKRFLDPGDHVFDSDDLFATKPVPSSKHKVKTPEEGHKKASKTEAVIASKKDQTSSIFDSHEDDLFATVKQKNVQKGKQMSFLEDDDDDDIFGAGKSKSTDSKNSKAEASSAKPGIFQDELKEPPKAQKKPNEVSLDASLFDDDVDIFADLTGTTKPKEKKAKKKLETKSIFDDDMDDIFSTGATKPTVKPSSKSKKSQPAQDPVSAVETGSSIFDDPLNAFEGN
- the LOC109049812 gene encoding WASH complex subunit 2C-like isoform X1; this encodes MSNFMENGPSNHNGETEQVWERPWTLEEMQKSSTNWSLAADSGLFLFLQDFSQRMLSKTHEIEKQLDGLIQDTKATDSRLHTVFNDFLMLSNTQFIENRVYDEEVEDPAPKPETMEKHPEQEKTREQKEAELIPKVQEAVNYGLKVLESAFEQLDIKAGNSDSEDEETLEKVEPILEAKDLYVDRPLPYLIGSQAFMDQEDVGLGDLSSDEMSIGSGRDSVIESDVEEGDEQSDEYSDQDEEVHGNFKKKPSVASYDDADEENEDEDSDIFGGSDKDEDELKKDTGLPSFADELAARIKGETPNKPEADRTSLSSGPSITQKKSKTKKESKPQVEDDQDEMFKPPKMEDEEYSPFGGKGGLFSGGKGLFDDDDEGDLFSDAPKTEPLEKEKTVIQATEPPKTKKIPTGAVSIFRENKLLRSPNDSDSLESKGSESPVKPKVQAAPKRASVGGGLFDDDDDDDDFFSGKAPNKSTPGQEKQMPKKTVDLFGEADEEDDDDDDEGAARPQQDKRAEGEEETRPPEKKPPVGAISMFGPGTKNILEGLKKRRPSTSEESAESEESGALPEAVKSSPALGASEKTHSKSLFSDDEDSQLFASQTASKSKLTTQNKPSKAPLSIFDDEEEEDLFSSTPKSKSVQVKKTSLQPKKPESSLLFSDEEDQWISSKPSKESPEVKPSGMKSSVSAPSRLHSVKAPQRDGLFDDDLFAATNESSKKSSQRVSLLFEDEDDDEDKEPLFGFKTPANKASSEAKVSGAPSLFESTEEENVPNVAKDKIAEEKKHVESIPPSEDSTEIKKKPVGAVSLFGGIDVLADEQDTSKSVPQKHNRIQEETADGDKLQKEGPPPLESKGTKAKKTALSLFDDDDDDDEDMNTDDIIPAPKTSTSTEKNALTDHGPQMTSTGVFQDEELLFSHTQQRDNDPDVDLFATSPKPSAPSQSSGKPAVPTLFGDDEDDDLFSSAKPKAPPKVPKKPSKSETNEMDKSTLTSSKEPTSPLKSKKTSRIGELQASLVVNPASLLPGAVPRIPGAVSVIPGLAPASLPAAAKPLQANDKITDHQPCSEGGVGFDSPAQVSTLQNANKGRAKGAVRRRPQTRAARHLAAQESEEADGESTSTQADEAVMAASLPTFNPVSVRPSALTIPVSTPAPAKSPDEAVRPKRFLDPGDHVFDSDDLFATKPVPSSKHKVKTPEEGHKKASKTEAVIASKKDQTSSIFDSHEDDLFATVKQKNVQKGKQMSFLEDDDDDDIFGAGKSKSTDSKNSKAEASSAKPGIFQDELKEPPKAQKKPNEVSLDASLFDDDVDIFADLTGTTKPKEKKAKKKLETKSIFDDDMDDIFSTGATKPTVKPSSKSKKSQPAQDPVSAVETGSSIFDDPLNAFEGN